In one Cronobacter dublinensis subsp. dublinensis LMG 23823 genomic region, the following are encoded:
- the soxR gene encoding redox-sensitive transcriptional activator SoxR — translation MEKKAPRIKSLLTPGEVAKRSGVAVSALHFYETKGLIKSTRNSGNQRRYRRDVLRQVAIIKIAQRIGIPLATIGEAIGVLPEGHNLSPKAWKQLSTQWREELDRRIKTLTALRDDLDGCIGCGCLSHRDCPLRNPEDRLGAQGSGARLLEDE, via the coding sequence ATGGAAAAGAAAGCACCCCGAATCAAATCGCTACTGACGCCCGGCGAAGTGGCGAAGCGCAGCGGCGTCGCGGTCTCCGCGTTGCACTTTTATGAGACCAAAGGGTTAATCAAAAGCACCCGCAACAGCGGCAATCAGCGCCGTTACCGGCGTGACGTGCTGCGCCAGGTGGCCATCATTAAAATCGCCCAGCGCATCGGAATTCCGCTGGCGACGATTGGCGAAGCCATCGGCGTCCTGCCGGAAGGGCATAACCTGAGCCCGAAGGCCTGGAAACAGCTCTCGACCCAATGGCGCGAGGAGCTGGACCGGCGCATTAAAACCCTGACTGCCCTGCGCGACGATCTGGACGGCTGCATCGGCTGCGGCTGTTTGTCGCACCGCGATTGTCCGCTGCGCAACCCCGAGGACCGGCTCGGCGCGCAGGGCAGCGGGGCGCGGCTGCTGGAAGACGAATAG
- a CDS encoding glutathione S-transferase family protein has product MLTVHHLNNSRSQRILFALEELGLPYELVRYQREPTMLAPSALKKVHPLGKSPVLEDNGHKIIESGAILEYLQETYDTAQRLKPQDAEEKIQYRIWLHYAEGSLMPLLLMKLVFGSLGKKPVPIGLRTLGKALGQGVQKAWLNKQIATHTRFIEDHLTLHPWFAGQSFSMADIQMSFPIIALLARSDASEFRQLRAWLTNLQARPAWQRAIEKGGPLEIPGG; this is encoded by the coding sequence ATGCTGACGGTCCATCATCTGAATAACTCCCGCTCGCAGCGCATTCTTTTTGCGCTGGAAGAGCTGGGCCTGCCTTATGAACTGGTGCGTTATCAGCGCGAGCCCACCATGCTGGCGCCGTCGGCGCTGAAGAAGGTGCATCCGCTCGGCAAGTCGCCGGTGCTGGAAGATAACGGCCACAAAATTATCGAGTCCGGCGCGATTCTGGAGTATCTGCAGGAGACGTATGACACCGCGCAGCGCCTGAAGCCGCAGGACGCCGAAGAGAAAATTCAGTACCGGATCTGGCTGCATTACGCCGAAGGCTCATTGATGCCGCTGCTGCTGATGAAGCTGGTGTTCGGCAGCCTCGGTAAAAAACCGGTGCCGATAGGCCTTCGCACGCTCGGCAAAGCGCTCGGCCAGGGCGTGCAGAAAGCCTGGCTCAATAAGCAGATAGCCACGCACACGCGGTTTATCGAAGATCACCTGACCCTGCATCCGTGGTTTGCGGGGCAGAGCTTCAGCATGGCGGATATCCAGATGAGCTTCCCGATTATCGCCCTGCTGGCGCGTAGCGATGCCAGCGAATTCCGCCAGCTGCGCGCGTGGCTCACTAATCTGCAGGCGCGCCCGGCCTGGCAGCGTGCTATCGAAAAAGGCGGCCCGCTGGAGATCCCTGGCGGTTAA
- the ssb1 gene encoding single-stranded DNA-binding protein SSB1 gives MASRGVNKVILVGNLGQDPEVRYMPNGGAVANLRLATSESWRDKQTGEMKEVTEWHSVVLYGKLAEVAGEYLRKGSQIYIEGQLRTRKWQDQSGQDRYSTEVVVNVGGTMQMLGGRQGGGAPAGGNMGGGQQQGGWGQPQQPQQQGGGAQFSGGAQSRPQQQAPAPSNEPPMDFDDDIPF, from the coding sequence ATGGCCAGCAGAGGCGTAAACAAGGTGATTCTCGTCGGTAATCTGGGGCAGGACCCGGAAGTACGCTACATGCCGAACGGCGGGGCCGTGGCGAACCTGCGCCTGGCGACTTCCGAATCCTGGCGCGACAAGCAGACCGGTGAGATGAAAGAAGTAACCGAATGGCACAGCGTGGTGCTGTACGGCAAGCTGGCGGAAGTGGCGGGCGAATACCTGCGCAAAGGCTCGCAGATCTACATCGAAGGTCAGCTGCGCACCCGTAAGTGGCAGGATCAGAGCGGTCAGGATCGCTATTCTACCGAAGTGGTGGTTAACGTCGGCGGCACCATGCAGATGCTGGGCGGCCGTCAGGGCGGTGGCGCTCCGGCAGGCGGCAACATGGGCGGCGGCCAGCAGCAGGGCGGTTGGGGTCAGCCTCAGCAGCCGCAGCAGCAGGGTGGCGGCGCGCAGTTCAGCGGCGGCGCACAGTCTCGCCCGCAGCAGCAGGCACCGGCGCCTTCCAACGAACCGCCGATGGACTTTGACGACGATATCCCGTTCTGA
- a CDS encoding GGDEF domain-containing protein, translated as MSERDRDQLLSQATDQYWQHIIPIVWLALMIHVGLIFLFLSMSIPTLAIFNIFSVIVYIHCLNEIEHYRYLYVGTLMSVEILAHAVATTALLGWESNFYLFVFSLIPIVSFSFQQVPVRRALFLAAIAVLGTVGYALREHTGTASGLSPSVINGIGIANAVMAIGLLMYTTLRSVEFTHTMKFDLFNTASRDSLTNLYTRRHFMHQVSLLDKASGNHDVALLLLDIDHFKTINDSCGHSHGDMILQRIARAITDNVRESDIVARWGGEEFLVLMPETSLPDAQRVAERLLARIQEWVGQTDKNPREVTATLALSAFGKGEAFEKALNRADKMLYAGKQQGRNRLVIAD; from the coding sequence ATGTCAGAAAGAGATCGTGACCAACTTCTTAGCCAGGCGACCGACCAGTACTGGCAACACATTATTCCGATCGTCTGGCTGGCGTTGATGATTCACGTCGGGCTGATTTTTCTTTTTCTGTCAATGAGTATTCCGACGCTCGCAATTTTTAATATTTTCAGCGTGATAGTGTATATCCACTGTCTGAATGAGATAGAGCATTACCGGTATCTCTACGTCGGCACTCTGATGAGCGTGGAGATCCTGGCGCATGCGGTAGCCACCACGGCGCTGCTGGGGTGGGAGAGTAATTTTTATCTCTTTGTGTTTTCGCTGATCCCGATTGTGTCGTTCAGCTTTCAGCAGGTGCCGGTGCGGCGCGCGTTGTTTCTGGCGGCGATTGCGGTGCTTGGCACGGTCGGCTATGCCCTGCGCGAACACACAGGGACGGCGTCCGGGTTAAGCCCATCGGTCATTAATGGTATCGGTATCGCCAACGCCGTGATGGCGATTGGACTGTTGATGTACACGACGCTGCGTTCGGTCGAGTTTACGCACACGATGAAATTCGACCTCTTTAATACCGCCAGCCGCGACAGCCTGACGAATCTCTATACCCGTCGACACTTTATGCATCAGGTTTCGCTACTGGACAAAGCGTCTGGCAACCATGACGTGGCGCTGCTGCTGCTGGATATCGATCATTTCAAAACGATCAACGACAGCTGCGGCCACAGCCACGGGGATATGATTTTGCAGCGCATCGCGCGGGCGATTACCGATAATGTGCGTGAGAGCGATATTGTGGCGCGCTGGGGCGGAGAGGAGTTTCTGGTGTTGATGCCAGAAACGTCGCTCCCGGACGCGCAACGGGTGGCGGAGCGCCTGCTTGCGCGTATTCAGGAGTGGGTGGGGCAGACGGATAAAAACCCGCGAGAAGTGACCGCGACGCTGGCGCTCAGCGCCTTCGGCAAAGGCGAAGCGTTCGAAAAGGCGCTCAATCGCGCCGATAAAATGCTGTACGCCGGGAAGCAGCAAGGCCGCAACCGGCTGGTTATCGCTGATTAA
- the uvrA gene encoding excinuclease ABC subunit UvrA has product MDKIEVRGARTHNLKNINLVIPRDKLIVVTGLSGSGKSSLAFDTLYAEGQRRYVESLSAYARQFLSLMEKPDVDHIEGLSPAISIEQKSTSHNPRSTVGTITEIHDYLRLLYARVGEPRCPDHDVTLAAQTVSQMVDNVLALPEGKRLMLLAPVIKERKGEHTKTLENLASQGYIRARIDGEVCDLSDPPKLELQKKHTIEVVVDRFKVREDLAQRLAESFETALELSGGTAVVADMDDEKAEELLFSANFACPVCGYSMRELEPRLFSFNNPAGACPTCDGLGVQQYFDPDRVVQNTELSLAGGAIRGWDRRNFYYFQMLRSLADHYKFDVEAPWNTLSDKVQKAVLFGSGKETIEFKYMNDRGDTSVRRHPFEGVLHNMERRYKETESNAVREELAKFISNRPCATCEGTRLRREARHVFVENTALPTISDMSIGHAMEFFNNMKLSGQRAKIAEKVLKEIGDRLKFLVNVGLNYLTLSRSAETLSGGEAQRIRLASQIGAGLVGVMYVLDEPSIGLHQRDNERLLGTLIHLRNLGNTVIVVEHDEDAIRAADHVIDIGPGAGVHGGQVVAEGPLDAIMAVPESLTGQFMSGKRKIEVPKERVKADPEKVLKLTGARGNNLKDVTLTLPVGLFTCVTGVSGSGKSTLINDTLFPIAQRQLNGATIAEPAPYRDVQGMEHFDKVIDIDQSPIGRTPRSNPATYTGVFTPVRELFAGVPESRSRGYTPGRFSFNVRGGRCEACQGDGVIKVEMHFLPDIYVPCDQCKGKRYNRETLEIKYKGKTIHEVLDMTIEEAREFFDAVPALARKLQTLIDVGLTYIRLGQSATTLSGGEAQRVKLARELSKRGTGQTLYILDEPTTGLHFADIQQLLAVLHQLRDQGNTIVVIEHNLDVIKTADWIVDLGPEGGSGGGEILVSGTPETVAECEASHTARFLKPLLK; this is encoded by the coding sequence ATGGATAAGATAGAAGTTCGGGGCGCCCGCACCCACAATCTCAAAAATATCAACCTCGTCATTCCGCGCGACAAACTCATCGTCGTGACCGGGCTGTCGGGTTCCGGCAAGTCTTCTCTGGCGTTCGACACGCTCTACGCCGAAGGGCAGCGCCGTTATGTCGAGTCGCTTTCCGCTTATGCGCGTCAGTTCCTGTCGCTGATGGAAAAGCCGGATGTCGACCATATCGAAGGGCTGTCGCCTGCGATTTCCATCGAGCAGAAGTCGACCTCCCATAACCCGCGTTCCACCGTGGGTACCATAACTGAAATTCACGATTACCTGCGCCTGCTGTATGCCCGCGTTGGCGAGCCGCGCTGCCCGGATCACGACGTCACGCTAGCGGCACAGACCGTCAGCCAGATGGTGGATAACGTGCTGGCGTTGCCGGAAGGCAAGCGCCTGATGCTGCTGGCGCCGGTCATTAAAGAGCGTAAAGGCGAGCACACCAAGACGCTGGAGAACCTCGCAAGCCAGGGGTACATCCGCGCCCGTATTGACGGCGAAGTGTGCGACCTCTCCGATCCGCCGAAGCTTGAACTGCAGAAAAAACATACCATTGAAGTGGTGGTTGACCGCTTTAAGGTGCGCGAGGATTTAGCCCAGCGCCTGGCGGAGTCGTTTGAAACCGCGCTGGAGCTCTCCGGCGGCACGGCGGTCGTGGCCGATATGGACGACGAAAAAGCGGAAGAGCTGCTGTTCTCCGCCAACTTCGCCTGCCCGGTGTGCGGCTACAGCATGCGCGAGCTTGAGCCGCGCCTGTTTTCGTTCAACAACCCGGCTGGCGCGTGTCCGACTTGCGACGGCCTCGGCGTGCAGCAATATTTCGATCCGGATCGCGTTGTGCAGAATACCGAGCTCTCGCTTGCGGGCGGCGCTATCCGCGGCTGGGATCGCCGTAACTTCTACTATTTCCAGATGCTGCGCTCGCTCGCCGACCATTATAAGTTTGACGTCGAAGCGCCGTGGAACACGCTCAGCGATAAAGTACAGAAAGCAGTGCTGTTCGGCTCCGGTAAAGAAACTATCGAATTTAAGTACATGAACGATCGCGGCGATACGTCCGTGCGTCGTCATCCGTTCGAAGGCGTGCTGCATAATATGGAGCGCCGCTATAAAGAGACCGAATCCAACGCGGTGCGCGAAGAGCTGGCGAAATTCATCAGCAACCGTCCCTGCGCGACCTGTGAAGGCACGCGTCTGCGTCGTGAAGCGCGCCATGTGTTTGTGGAAAACACCGCACTGCCGACGATTTCTGACATGAGCATCGGACACGCGATGGAGTTCTTCAATAACATGAAGCTCTCCGGCCAGCGCGCCAAAATCGCGGAAAAAGTGCTGAAAGAGATTGGCGATCGCCTGAAATTCCTGGTGAACGTCGGCCTGAACTACCTGACGCTCTCCCGTTCTGCAGAGACGCTCTCTGGCGGCGAGGCGCAGCGTATTCGTCTGGCGAGCCAGATTGGCGCCGGGCTGGTCGGCGTGATGTATGTGCTGGATGAACCGTCAATCGGTCTGCATCAGCGCGATAACGAACGCCTGCTCGGCACGCTTATCCATCTGCGCAACCTTGGTAATACCGTCATTGTGGTAGAGCACGATGAAGACGCCATTCGCGCCGCCGACCATGTCATCGATATCGGCCCTGGCGCGGGCGTTCACGGTGGCCAGGTCGTCGCGGAAGGCCCGCTTGACGCGATCATGGCGGTGCCAGAGTCGCTGACCGGGCAGTTCATGAGCGGCAAACGCAAAATTGAAGTGCCGAAAGAACGCGTGAAGGCGGACCCGGAAAAGGTGCTGAAGCTTACCGGCGCGCGCGGCAACAACCTGAAAGACGTCACGCTGACGCTGCCGGTTGGGCTGTTCACCTGCGTGACCGGCGTTTCGGGTTCCGGCAAGTCGACGCTGATTAACGATACCCTGTTCCCGATAGCCCAGCGCCAGCTTAACGGCGCGACCATCGCCGAACCTGCGCCATATCGCGACGTTCAGGGGATGGAGCATTTCGATAAAGTTATCGATATCGACCAGAGCCCGATTGGCCGCACGCCGCGCTCGAACCCCGCCACGTACACCGGCGTGTTTACGCCCGTGCGTGAGCTGTTCGCCGGCGTGCCGGAATCGCGCTCGCGCGGCTACACGCCGGGCCGTTTTAGCTTTAACGTGCGCGGCGGGCGCTGTGAAGCGTGCCAGGGCGACGGTGTTATCAAAGTTGAGATGCACTTCCTGCCGGATATTTACGTGCCGTGCGACCAGTGCAAAGGCAAACGCTATAACCGCGAAACGCTGGAAATTAAATACAAAGGCAAGACTATCCACGAAGTGCTGGATATGACTATCGAAGAAGCCCGCGAGTTCTTCGACGCGGTGCCGGCGCTGGCGCGTAAGCTGCAAACGCTGATAGATGTAGGTCTGACTTACATTCGCCTCGGCCAGTCCGCAACGACGCTCTCCGGCGGTGAAGCCCAGCGCGTGAAACTCGCCCGCGAGCTCTCAAAACGCGGCACCGGCCAGACGCTGTATATTCTCGATGAGCCGACCACCGGTCTGCACTTCGCGGATATTCAGCAACTGCTGGCGGTATTGCATCAGCTTCGCGATCAGGGCAACACGATCGTCGTGATCGAACATAACCTTGATGTTATCAAAACCGCCGACTGGATCGTCGATCTTGGCCCGGAAGGCGGTAGCGGCGGCGGCGAGATCCTCGTCTCAGGCACGCCGGAAACCGTGGCGGAGTGCGAAGCATCGCACACGGCCCGCTTCCTCAAACCCCTTCTGAAGTAA
- the soxS gene encoding superoxide response transcriptional regulator SoxS: protein MSHQEIIHALTQWIDEHIDQPLNIDVVAKKSGYSKWYLQRMFRTVMHQTLGEYIRKRRLQLAAQELRTTRRPIFDIAMDYGYVSQQTFSRIFRRQFDRTPSDYRQSA, encoded by the coding sequence ATGTCACATCAGGAAATTATCCACGCCCTGACGCAATGGATTGATGAGCATATTGACCAGCCACTGAATATCGACGTGGTGGCAAAGAAGTCGGGCTATTCGAAATGGTATTTACAGCGGATGTTTCGCACCGTGATGCACCAGACGCTCGGAGAATACATTCGAAAACGTCGTCTGCAACTGGCCGCGCAGGAGTTGCGCACGACACGGCGGCCGATATTTGATATCGCGATGGATTATGGTTATGTGTCGCAGCAGACGTTTTCGCGTATCTTCCGTCGCCAGTTTGACCGTACGCCGAGCGATTATCGTCAGAGCGCCTGA
- a CDS encoding NCS2 family permease — protein sequence MSTPSARNGGSLDAFFKISARGSNVRQEIVAGLTTFLAMVYSVIVVPGMLGKAGFPPAAVFVATCLVAGVGSIVMGLWANLPLAIGCAISLTAFTAFSLVLGQHISVPVALGAVFLMGVLFTVISATGIRSWILRNLPQGVAHGTGIGIGLFLLLIAANGVGLVIKNPLDGLPVALGHFASFPVIMSLVGLAVIIGLEKLKVPGGILLTIIGISVVALIFDPAVKFTGLFAMPSLSDEHGNSLIGSLDIMGALDPVVIPSVLALVMTAVFDATGTIRAVAGQANLLDKDGQIIDGGKALTTDSLSSVFSGLVGAAPAAVYIESAAGTAAGGKTGLTALTVGVLFLLILFLSPLSYLVPAYATAPALMYVGLLMLSNVAKIDFNDFVDAMAGLITAVFIVLTCNIVTGIMIGFASLVIGRLVSGEFRKLNIGTVVIAIALVAFYAGGWAI from the coding sequence ATGTCTACGCCTTCTGCGCGTAACGGCGGTTCACTCGACGCCTTCTTTAAAATTTCCGCACGCGGCAGCAATGTCCGTCAGGAGATTGTTGCCGGTCTCACTACGTTTCTGGCGATGGTCTATTCGGTGATCGTCGTGCCGGGCATGCTCGGCAAAGCAGGTTTCCCGCCTGCCGCCGTGTTCGTCGCCACGTGTCTGGTCGCGGGCGTTGGCTCCATCGTCATGGGGCTGTGGGCGAACCTGCCGCTTGCCATCGGCTGCGCCATCTCGTTGACCGCGTTTACCGCGTTTAGCCTGGTGCTCGGCCAGCACATCAGCGTTCCGGTCGCGCTAGGCGCGGTCTTCCTGATGGGCGTGCTGTTTACCGTTATCTCCGCGACCGGCATTCGCAGTTGGATCCTGCGCAACCTGCCGCAGGGCGTGGCGCACGGCACCGGTATCGGCATCGGTCTGTTCCTGCTGCTGATTGCGGCCAACGGCGTGGGCCTGGTCATCAAGAACCCGCTCGACGGCCTGCCGGTGGCGCTCGGTCATTTCGCAAGCTTCCCGGTTATCATGTCGCTGGTGGGTCTCGCCGTGATTATCGGTCTGGAAAAACTTAAAGTGCCGGGCGGAATTCTGCTCACCATTATTGGCATCTCTGTCGTTGCCCTGATTTTCGACCCGGCGGTGAAATTCACCGGCCTGTTCGCCATGCCGTCACTGAGCGATGAGCACGGCAATTCGCTCATCGGCAGCCTTGATATCATGGGCGCGCTCGACCCGGTGGTTATTCCAAGCGTGCTGGCGCTGGTGATGACCGCCGTATTCGACGCCACCGGCACCATTCGCGCGGTCGCAGGCCAGGCGAATCTGCTGGATAAAGACGGTCAGATTATCGACGGCGGCAAAGCGCTGACCACCGATTCGCTCTCCAGCGTCTTCTCAGGCCTGGTGGGTGCGGCGCCGGCGGCCGTTTATATCGAATCCGCCGCAGGCACCGCCGCGGGCGGTAAAACGGGCCTGACGGCGCTCACCGTCGGCGTGCTGTTCCTGCTGATCCTGTTCCTTTCGCCGCTCTCTTACCTGGTTCCGGCTTACGCTACCGCGCCGGCGCTGATGTACGTCGGCCTGCTGATGCTCAGCAACGTCGCGAAAATCGATTTCAATGATTTCGTTGACGCGATGGCTGGTCTTATCACGGCGGTATTCATCGTGCTGACCTGCAACATCGTCACCGGCATCATGATCGGTTTCGCGTCGCTGGTGATTGGCCGCCTCGTTTCCGGCGAGTTCCGCAAGCTCAATATCGGCACTGTCGTTATCGCCATCGCGCTGGTCGCTTTCTACGCGGGCGGCTGGGCAATCTAA
- a CDS encoding EAL domain-containing protein, which produces MNFRARRQALRISGIIMVVLLPVMLALWLAHHRAVNETREHLDTFAQLVLNRTELVLSHVEKARNEAEKYQGEICSPAHQRNMLDISRGQIYVEDLIYAQGDELLCSPLFDQPFILSPANYTRTPDIAFYYYRDTPFFSGHKMIYLRKGNYVAVVNPLSFSEILSNDATLSYGVYDTVTRDFFSLSEKVEARTLAPFVHSPQTVFQKEGRFWSIVVSGKRPIAIVVSTSDTWFWQAWQRQMSVMLPLGLLMGGFLVFIGTRTRNRFNSPSRQLQRALHKRALRLHYQPIMDIKHGMCVGAEALLRWPGYNGQVMSPAEFIPLAEKTGMIAQVTDYVVEELFNDLGHFLATHPQIYISINLSASDFHSSRLIALIEGKNSQHGVRAQQIKIEVTERGFIDVPRTTPVIQAFRQSGFEIAIDDFGTGYSNLHNLYSLNVDILKIDKSFIDTLTTNSTSHLIAEHIIDMAQSLRLKIIAEGVETAEQVTWLLKRGVQYCQGWHFSKALSQQEFITWLQQDDARAMPGWHNCVVNRQAL; this is translated from the coding sequence ATGAATTTCAGGGCACGACGTCAGGCGTTGCGAATCTCAGGCATAATCATGGTGGTCTTACTGCCTGTGATGCTTGCGCTTTGGCTCGCCCACCATCGGGCTGTCAACGAAACGCGCGAGCATCTCGATACCTTCGCGCAGCTTGTGCTCAACCGTACCGAACTGGTGTTAAGTCACGTCGAAAAAGCCCGTAATGAAGCCGAAAAATATCAGGGCGAAATATGTTCGCCAGCGCATCAGCGCAATATGCTGGATATTTCTCGCGGCCAGATTTATGTCGAAGATTTAATTTATGCGCAGGGCGATGAGTTATTGTGCTCGCCGCTGTTTGATCAGCCTTTTATTCTCTCTCCGGCGAATTACACACGCACGCCGGATATCGCCTTCTATTATTACCGTGACACGCCGTTTTTCTCTGGTCATAAAATGATTTACTTGCGTAAAGGGAATTATGTCGCAGTGGTTAACCCGCTCTCGTTTAGCGAAATATTATCTAACGACGCGACGTTGTCTTACGGCGTTTATGATACGGTCACTCGCGACTTTTTTTCGCTTAGCGAAAAAGTCGAGGCCCGAACGCTGGCACCCTTTGTTCATTCGCCGCAAACCGTTTTCCAGAAAGAGGGCCGTTTCTGGTCGATTGTCGTTTCCGGCAAGCGCCCCATCGCGATTGTCGTCTCGACCTCGGACACCTGGTTCTGGCAGGCGTGGCAGCGTCAGATGTCGGTCATGTTGCCGCTTGGGCTGCTGATGGGCGGCTTCCTGGTATTTATCGGCACGCGCACCCGCAACCGCTTTAACTCACCGAGCAGACAACTGCAACGCGCCCTGCATAAGCGTGCGCTGCGCCTGCATTATCAGCCCATTATGGATATCAAACACGGCATGTGCGTCGGCGCGGAAGCGCTGCTGCGCTGGCCTGGCTATAACGGTCAGGTGATGAGCCCGGCGGAATTTATTCCGCTCGCCGAAAAAACGGGAATGATCGCGCAGGTGACGGATTATGTAGTCGAAGAGTTATTTAATGACTTAGGGCATTTCTTAGCGACGCACCCGCAAATTTATATTTCTATTAACCTTTCGGCGTCTGATTTCCATTCGTCACGGCTGATTGCGTTAATTGAAGGCAAAAATAGCCAGCACGGCGTGCGGGCGCAGCAAATCAAGATTGAAGTGACCGAGCGGGGCTTTATTGACGTGCCGCGCACCACGCCGGTTATTCAGGCGTTTCGCCAGTCAGGCTTTGAGATTGCGATTGACGATTTCGGCACCGGCTATTCCAACCTCCATAACCTCTATTCGCTGAACGTCGATATTCTCAAGATTGATAAATCGTTTATTGATACGCTCACCACCAACAGCACCAGCCATTTGATTGCCGAACATATTATCGATATGGCCCAGAGTCTGCGGCTGAAGATCATCGCCGAAGGCGTGGAGACCGCCGAACAGGTGACCTGGCTGTTAAAGCGCGGCGTGCAGTATTGTCAGGGCTGGCACTTCTCAAAAGCGCTGTCGCAGCAGGAGTTTATCACCTGGCTGCAACAGGATGACGCCCGGGCGATGCCGGGCTGGCATAACTGCGTCGTTAACCGTCAGGCGCTCTGA
- a CDS encoding YjcB family protein, producing MATLTASMVLMRWQLLGAVLMFLASTLNIQFRKSDYQALAVISSGLGIVASCVFATGLLGLSIDFHAIWHNMKDVMVEVMSHTPPEWPMVVT from the coding sequence ATGGCTACGCTTACCGCCAGCATGGTATTGATGCGCTGGCAACTTCTGGGTGCGGTTTTAATGTTTCTTGCCAGCACGCTTAATATTCAATTTCGCAAATCAGATTACCAGGCGCTGGCGGTGATCAGCAGCGGGCTGGGCATCGTCGCTTCCTGCGTTTTCGCAACCGGTCTGCTCGGGCTCAGCATCGACTTCCATGCCATCTGGCACAATATGAAAGACGTCATGGTGGAAGTGATGAGCCATACGCCGCCGGAATGGCCGATGGTCGTCACCTGA